The proteins below are encoded in one region of Danio rerio strain Tuebingen ecotype United States chromosome 14, GRCz12tu, whole genome shotgun sequence:
- the ttc9c gene encoding tetratricopeptide repeat protein 9C translates to MDEKVADPPAGDDGSSCLGAAGGSSASRLDSQLQEAVRLKTEGNAFYRGRNVRSAIGRYHRALLVLRSLDSEVNSVMQGFGAPVPKLNQEQDELLRSTQIDCYNNLAACLLQRELVDYTRVLEYSLKVLHWRPADTKALYRAGVASLELGDAPAARQYLTQASRGKPNDADVKKQLQRVEERLSQDYQKEKALYKGMFSKQKQAEEQIAEEKTRELV, encoded by the exons ATGGACGAAAAG GTTGCAGATCCTCCTGCAGGGGATGATGGGTCATCGTGTTTGGGGGCTGCCGGAGGATCGTCTGCTTCCCGTTTGGACTCTCAGCTCCAGGAGGCCGTCCGGTTAAAGACGGAGGGCAATGCTTTCTATCGGGGGAGAAACGTGCGCTCTGCTATTGGCCGCTACCATCGAGCTCTGCTGGTCCTGCGCAGTCTGGACTCTGAGGTAAACTCTGTGATGCAGGGCTTCGGGGCTCCGGTGCCCAAACTCAACCAGGAGCAGGACGAGCTGCTGAGGAGCACGCAGATAGACTGCTATAACAATCTAGCAG CATGTTTACTGCAGCGAGAGCTGGTGGACTACACACGTGTGCTGGAGTACAGTCTGAAGGTGCTCCACTGGAGGCCTGCTGATACTAAAGCCCTCTACAGAGCCGGTGTAGCTTCACTAGAGCTGGGCGATGCTCCTGCGGCGCGACAGTACCTTACACAGGCCAGCAGAGGGAAACCTAACG ATGCCGATGTAAAGAAGCAGCTGCAGCGAGTGGAGGAAAGACTCAGCCAGGACTACCAAAAGGAGAAGGCGCTGTATAAAGGtatgttcagcaaacaaaaacaagCCGAGGAGCAGATAGCAGAGGAGAAGACCCGGGAACTGGTCTAA
- the si:ch211-168f7.5 gene encoding uncharacterized protein si:ch211-168f7.5 has product MAGRRGCVNSLWSGSERVRIGERLKATLAGIMELDLLRGRQLEMVDAVLDVNGPPDHHGEAPERAAEDGTAASRGQQSLSPTNPDLSCLASTGEGISSRWSTLSWDVPSDLLSSPTPDFTGSDSRPSSGFYSVSGSSLSDSCFSVSSEAPGGSVRVGCRPRSLDHSATHWREAEAHGADAPEGTLDKHDRRPFSTGDLELSSLIFLTDLCSSLGGIHPGSLLPSSNSSPQLQLDPKFCADLVSRKTKEVYPYPSPLHAVALQSPLFTTCQDPSPTRLSPSPETEQPVESELEENPVKIQPPASPSFTQLEQYINRLVHQHHCRVAAEASSRGPQINIAGTGYEGLHPRSASSSSLSGGSMTPCKSILGNSARVSLSSIGKRASRNSINLGNLPSVTGEDFNISFHLNLNLNLNPNLNKTLSVDAKNVKEEVSGSCGHLSANIVTPTASPSSSTSTITTTPNWSRRPRISTCPSSVSNRGSLEIPGKSFGSVGFSKSLDWSGASREEAEGCPPIKALESPPKLNEDSAVVCEISRVSGLPRSVVLGLMEEGVELDTECFGSERERGVGSSSPSAIPTMQSTRSLFQHSFGLDRTPQSNTWTGQDYISQQHRLQVSHSDCHSTLTSQSGSPRSDNSGPTPRSSPILPFPHNQSDPGSSPGSSHTRVHSPPRLLSNSPFTPAQLSVFRRDSPSQCSLPRFHPCSSPLEGPIRPRGGSLRQNTGAGWRPQDRGWRRSGDGERLYQGKHASRELIRASTVSSYSGRDYGSGWEDEMSTQTPKKGGKFWKGFETRFWGREEEDDDDEDERDVRAGGFSWRHTSLKETSSSRQDHRGNNSKKKGTSWDSRSSSLRLSRRALFRSESQGILEPHSQKRDSNQWRSSFEISRAGRGSERARNLVRKEEKHHSSTASLFHLSRSQSLEGSSHSLSPLSSPSLSPSPPPSAPLTRSRSFRDLGRKVFGSMRSLSFNKNHKSKKKD; this is encoded by the exons AGTCTGTCTCCTACAAACCCCGACCTGTCCTGTCTGGCCTCTACAGGAGAGGGCATAAGCTCCCGCTGGTCCACTCTGTCCTGGGACGTCCCGTCTGATCTGCTTTCCTCTCCAACTCCAGACTTCACTGGCAGCGACTCCAGACCCAGCTCAG GTTTTTACTCGGTCAGTGGAAGCTCACTGTCAGACTCGTGTTTCTCGGTGTCCAGCGAGGCTCCTGGAGGCTCTGTGAGAGTCGGCTGCAGGCCTCGGTCTCTGGATCACAGCGCTACACACTGGAGGGAGGCTGAAGCTCACGGTGCAGACGCTCCTGAGGGAACATTGGATAAACACGACAGAAGACCCTTTTCCACTG GGGATCTTGAGCTCAGTAGCCTCATCTTCCTGACAGACCTTTGTTCCAGTTTGGGAGGGATTCACCCTGGCTCTCTTTTACCCTCTTCCAACTCCAGTCCACAGCTTCAGCTGGACCCCAAATTTTGTGCTGACCTAGTTTCTCGGAAGACAAAAGAGGTGTACCCTTACCCTAGTCCACTCCACGCAGTGGCCCTCCAAAGCCCCCTGTTCACCACCTGCCAGGATCCTTCACCCACCCGCCTGTCCCCCAGCCCAGAAACCGAGCAGCCTGTGGAGTCGGAGCTTGAGGAAAATCCTGTAAAAATCCAGCCTCCAGCATCTCCTTCCTTTACTCAGCTGGAGCAATACATCAACCGATTAGTCCATCAGCATCACTGCAGGGTGGCTGCAGAAGCTTCCAGTCGTGGACCCCAAATAAACATTGCAGGGACTGGTTATGAGGGTCTCCACCCAAGAAGTGCTTCCTCTTCCAGCTTGTCCGGAGGTAGCATGACTCCTTGCAAATCAATCCTGGGAAATTCGGCAAGAGTTAGTCTTAGCAGTATTGGGAAACGTGCAAGTCGCAATTCCATCAACCTCGGAAACTTGCCCTCAGTCACCGGCGAAGATTTCAACATCAGTTTCCACCTGAATCTGAATTTGAACCTCAATCCAAATCTGAACAAGACTTTAAGTGTCGATGCTAAAAATGTGAAGGAAGAGGTCTCAGGATCATGCGGACATCTTTCTGCAAATATAGTCACGCCAACTGCATCTCCGTCTTCTTCAACATCCACCATTACTACTACTCCAAACTGGAGCAGGAGACCAAGGATCTCCACCTGCCCTTCTTCGGTGAGCAATCGAGGGTCTCTGGAGATTCCTGGGAAATCTTTTGGGTCAGTGGGATTCTCTAAATCTTTGGATTGGAGTGGAGCCTCAAGGGAAGAAGCAGAAGGTTGTCCTCCAATTAAAGCTTTGGAAAGTCCTCCCAAACTCAATGAGGACTCAGCAGTTGTCTGCGAGATCTCTCGTGTTTCAGGCTTGCCGAGGTCTGTAGTTCTTGGATTGATGGAGGAAGGAGTGGAGCTGGATACCGAATGTTTTGGGAGTGAACGAGAAAGAGGTGTAGGCTCTTCTTCTCCAAGTGCCATTCCTACAATGCAATCCACTCGGTCTTTATTTCAGCATTCGTTTGGGTTAGATCGAACACCACAGTCGAACACCTGGACTGGACAAGATTACATATCTCAACAGCATCGCCTACAAGTTTCCCATTCGGACTGCCATTCAACATTGACGTCGCAGTCAGGAAGCCCTCGTTCAGATAATTCAGGTCCCACTCCTCGGTCTTCTCCAATCCTGCCTTTCCCACATAATCAATCAGACCCAGGATCCTCCCCAGGCTCTTCCCACACCAGGGTCCACTCTCCTCCAAGGCTACTCTCGAATTCACCCTTCACCCCAGCTCAGTTATCAGTATTTCGCCGTGACTCTCCATCCCAGTGCTCTCTTCCACGCTTTCACCCTTGCAGTTCCCCATTGGAGGGTCCGATTCGGCCACGTGGAGGTTCCCTAAGACAGAACACTGGAGCGGGATGGAGACCTCAGGATAGAGGCTGGAGGAGGAGCGGCGATGGGGAGCGACTTTACCAGGGTAAACATGCCTCCAGAGAACTTATCCGAGCTTCAACAGTTAGTAGCTATTCGGGAAGAGACTATGGCTCCGGGTGGGAGGATGAAATGAGTACTCAAACTCCTAAAAAAGGCGGGAAATTTTGGAAAGGTTTTGAAACTCGATTTTGGGGGCGAGAAGAGGAAGATGACGATGATGAAGATGAGAGAGATGTGAGAGCTGGAGGATTCAGCTGGAGGCACACTTCACTAAAGGAAACTTCATCTAGTAGGCAGGATCACAGAGGAAATAACTCCAAAAAGAAAGGCACGAGTTGGGACAGTCGGAGCTCAAGCCTCCGCTTGTCTAGAAGAGCATTATTTCGAAGCGAGTCTCAGGGAATTCTGGAGCCACACTCGCAGAAGCGGGACAGCAATCAGTGGCGTTCATCGTTTGAGATCAGCCGTGCAGGACGAGGCTCGGAGCGTGCTCGAAATCTTGTTCGGAAGGAGGAGAAACATCActcttctactgcaagtcttttCCATCTCTCTCGCTCTCAGAGTTTGGAGGGAAGCAGTCATTCGCTTTCTCCTCTTTCGTCTCCATCGCTCTCTCCTTCACCTCCACCTTCAGCTCCTCTCACACGCTCCAGATCGTTCCGCGACCTCGGACGGAAAGTGTTTGGCTCCATGAGGTCCCTCAGTTTCAATAAAAACCACAAGTCAAAGAAGAAGgactaa